The Parambassis ranga chromosome 19, fParRan2.1, whole genome shotgun sequence genome contains a region encoding:
- the LOC114451662 gene encoding intestinal mucin-like protein encodes MNYTIEGCFCPDGMKLFNKESGICVEKCGCLDPEGIPREFNERFEYKCQDCICEESTKAVTCKPKTCPPPPPIANCTGAGFVLVNQTNPSDPCCPAYVCQCQIDTCPVINMNCPIDISQLSAFLKGKVCPELTCGWFFSPVIACQECTCTNEVDPKSGLFKITCEFLQCDEECDLGYKYVESVSDECCGRCVQTHCIVDLKGKKHLLMHGETWSPTENKCEQHTCVKSGETLTIISSHTVCPPFEQSNCQPDTIQTAANGCCKICVEKEKACKLVSMKTRVTVKNCQSDQEVDMPYCEGSCNTFTKYSQAAAALQHSCSCCKETRFSNRTVDLLCLNGDRVPYTYMHVEECGCRHSDCTKTPGQHARRKRSFTLL; translated from the exons ATGAACTACACTATTGAGGGGTGCTTTTGTCCCGATGGAATGAAACTCTTTAACAAAGAGTCTGGAATATGCGTTGAGAAGTGTG GATGTCTCGACCCTGAGGGCATTCCTCGTGAG TTCAATGAGAGGTTTGAGTACAAATGCCAGGACTGCATCTGCGAAGAGTCCACAAAGGCTGTGACTTGCAAACCTAAGACatgcccaccaccaccacctatTGCAAACTGCACTGGTGCAGGGTTTGTACTTGTCAACCAGACTAATCCATCAGATCCATGCTGTCCTGCCTATGTTTGCC AATGTCAAATAGACACTTGTCCAGTCATCAACATGAACTGTCCAATTGATATAAGCCAGTTATCAGCGTTCCTGAAGGGAAAGGTTTGTCCAGAACTCACATGTG GCTGGTTCTTCAGTCCTGTGATAGCATGTCAGGAGTGCACCTGTACCAACGAGGTTGATCCAAAGTCTGGTCTATTCAAAATAACTTGTGAGTTTCTGCAATGTGACGAAGAATGTGATTTG GGATACAAATATGTGGAAAGTGTTTCTGATGAATGCTGTGGGAGGTGTGTACAGACACATTGTATTGTTGACCTTAAAGGGAAAAAGCACCTGTTGATG CATGGAGAAACCTGGTCACCAACTGAGAATAAGTGTGAGCAGCACACCTGTGTGAAGAGTGGTGAGACTTTAACAATAATCAGTTCACACACCGTCTGCCCACCATTCGAACAGAGCAACTGTCAACCT GACACCATTCAGACTGCAGCAAATGGCTGCTGCAAGATTT GTGTTGAGAAGGAGAAAGCCTGCAAGTTAGTGTCCATGAAAACTCGTGTTACAGTCAAGAACTGTCAGTCTGACCAGGAGGTAGATATGCCATATTGTGAAGGATCCTGCAACACTTTTACCAA GTACTCTCAAGCAGCAGCCGCTTTGCAGCATTCTTGCTCCTGCTGTAAGGAAACACGCTTCAGCAATCGCACAGTTGACTTGCTGTGTCTGAATGGAGACAGGGTCCCCTACACGTACATGCATGTGGAGGAGTGTGGCTGTAGACACTCAGACTGCACCAAAACTCCTGGACAACATGCTCGCAGGAAGCGAAGCTTCACACTGCTGTGA